Proteins encoded together in one Janthinobacterium tructae window:
- the rimO gene encoding 30S ribosomal protein S12 methylthiotransferase RimO — MPGAAPKVGFVSLGCPKALVDSEQILTQLRAEGYETAKSYAGADLVIVNTCGFIDAAVQESLDAIGEALAENGKVIVTGCLGAKKDAAGDDIIMKVHPKVLAVTGPHALSEVMDSVHFHLPKPHAPFLDLVPPQGIKLTPKHYAYLKISEGCNHRCSFCIIPSMRGDLVSRPIGELMIEAENLFKAGVKELLVISQDTSAYGVDVKFRSGFWNGRPVKTHMTQLTEALGELAKTYGAWVRLHYVYPYPHVDQIIPMMSGGHILPYLDIPMQHAHPDVLKRMKRPASGEKNLDRIQAWRAINPDLTIRSTFIAGFPGETEAEFEYLLDFLKEAQIDRLGCFAYSPVEGATANAIENPVPEELREERRGRVMLLQEEISKKRLQAKVGKTVRVLIDEVTRSGGVGRSSADAPEIDGVVYVKPPFEPHRKLAVGQFVDVKITSADAHDLWGAAE, encoded by the coding sequence ATGCCAGGTGCGGCGCCGAAAGTGGGCTTTGTCTCGCTCGGCTGCCCGAAAGCGCTGGTCGACTCCGAACAAATCCTGACCCAACTGCGCGCCGAAGGCTACGAAACGGCGAAATCCTACGCTGGCGCCGATCTGGTGATCGTCAATACCTGCGGTTTTATCGACGCTGCCGTGCAAGAGTCGCTCGACGCCATCGGCGAAGCGCTGGCTGAAAACGGCAAAGTCATCGTGACCGGCTGCCTGGGCGCCAAGAAAGATGCTGCCGGCGACGACATCATCATGAAGGTGCACCCGAAAGTGCTGGCCGTTACCGGTCCGCACGCGCTGTCCGAAGTGATGGATTCCGTCCATTTTCACCTGCCGAAGCCGCACGCGCCCTTCCTCGACCTGGTGCCGCCGCAAGGCATCAAGCTGACGCCGAAGCATTATGCCTACCTGAAAATTTCCGAAGGCTGTAACCACCGTTGCAGTTTCTGCATCATCCCATCGATGCGCGGCGACCTGGTCTCGCGCCCGATCGGCGAACTGATGATTGAAGCGGAAAACCTGTTCAAGGCCGGCGTCAAGGAATTGCTGGTCATTTCGCAAGATACCTCGGCGTATGGCGTGGATGTGAAATTCCGTTCCGGCTTCTGGAATGGCCGTCCCGTGAAAACGCACATGACGCAGCTGACGGAAGCGCTGGGCGAACTGGCCAAGACCTACGGCGCCTGGGTGCGCTTGCACTACGTGTATCCGTACCCGCACGTGGACCAGATCATCCCGATGATGAGCGGCGGCCACATCCTGCCATACCTCGACATTCCGATGCAGCACGCGCATCCGGACGTGCTCAAACGCATGAAGCGCCCGGCCAGCGGCGAGAAAAACCTCGACCGCATCCAGGCCTGGCGCGCCATCAACCCGGATCTGACGATACGCTCGACCTTCATCGCCGGTTTCCCGGGCGAAACGGAAGCGGAATTCGAGTACTTGCTGGACTTCCTCAAGGAAGCGCAGATCGACCGTCTGGGCTGCTTCGCCTATTCGCCCGTCGAAGGCGCGACGGCCAATGCGATCGAAAATCCCGTGCCGGAAGAGCTGCGCGAAGAGCGCCGTGGCCGCGTGATGCTGCTGCAGGAAGAAATTTCCAAGAAACGCCTGCAAGCCAAGGTCGGCAAGACCGTGCGCGTGCTGATCGATGAAGTCACCCGCTCCGGCGGCGTGGGCCGCTCGTCCGCCGACGCGCCGGAAATCGATGGCGTCGTGTACGTAAAACCGCCGTTCGAGCCGCACCGCAAGCTGGCCGTCGGCCAGTTCGTTGACGTAAAAATTACTTCAGCGGACGCGCACGACCTGTGGGGCGCCGCAGAATAA
- the phaR gene encoding polyhydroxyalkanoate synthesis repressor PhaR → MSSAKKSIDRLIKKYPNRRLYDTQTSSYITLTDVKQLVLDNEVFTVVDAKSSEDLTRSILLQIILEEEANGAPMFSSSVLSQIIRYYGHAMQGMMGSYLEKNVQAFTDIQHKFTGTSAGSFEGKPFSPEMWTQFMNVQGPMMQGMMNNYIDQSKSLFVQMQEQMQSQSKNLFGTFPFVPPVPPTDKK, encoded by the coding sequence ATGAGTAGTGCAAAAAAAAGTATAGACCGCCTGATTAAAAAATATCCCAACCGCCGTCTGTACGACACGCAAACCAGTTCCTACATCACCTTGACGGACGTCAAGCAGTTGGTGTTGGACAATGAGGTGTTTACGGTCGTCGATGCCAAATCCAGTGAAGATTTGACGCGCAGCATCTTGCTGCAAATCATTTTGGAAGAGGAAGCGAACGGCGCGCCCATGTTCTCGAGCAGCGTGTTGTCGCAGATCATCCGCTACTACGGCCATGCCATGCAGGGCATGATGGGATCCTACCTGGAAAAGAACGTGCAAGCGTTCACCGATATCCAGCACAAATTCACGGGCACGTCGGCCGGCAGTTTCGAAGGCAAGCCATTCAGCCCGGAAATGTGGACCCAGTTCATGAACGTCCAGGGCCCGATGATGCAAGGCATGATGAACAACTACATCGACCAGAGCAAGAGCCTGTTCGTGCAGATGCAGGAACAGATGCAGAGCCAGAGCAAGAATCTGTTCGGAACGTTCCCGTTCGTACCGCCGGTCCCACCGACCGACAAAAAGTAA
- the phaC gene encoding class I poly(R)-hydroxyalkanoic acid synthase gives MMTKEWMAQISNPEQWKTWFNMVPQPQGNPIAGILQDAGASIKPEAIEQLKNAYVAKLTGLWADFMAGKAPELKDRRFAAPAWHASPLSAFNAAAYLLNAEFLSAMADAVEATPHQKQKIAFAVQQIVDAMSPANFLATNPDAQQTLIETKGESLAKGLSNMLTDMQKGRISQSDESAFEVGRNVATTPGTVVFENALFQLIQYTPTTATVHQRPLLMVPPCINKFYILDLQPENSLVRYAVEQGNTVFLMSWRNPDLSMQHLTWDDYVEQGVIEAIQVTQDISGQDKLNMFGFCVGGTIVSTALAVLKARGENPAASLTLLTTFLDFCDTGALDVFIDEPQVALREQSLAKGGLMSGRDLGSTFSSLRPNDLVWNYVQSNYLKGKEPPAFDLLYWNGDGTGLPGPMFCWYLRNTYLENSLKVPGKLTVAGEQVDLSSIDAPAFIYGSREDHIVPWGAAYASTALLNPKKPKANRFILGASGHIAGVINPASKKKRSYWSNDQPRTAKAKPLTAEQWMVGATEHAGSWWPEWAAFLAEHGGAQVRAPGKPGNKRHAAIEPAPGRYVKVRAD, from the coding sequence ATGATGACCAAGGAATGGATGGCGCAGATCAGCAATCCTGAGCAGTGGAAGACGTGGTTCAACATGGTACCGCAGCCCCAGGGCAATCCGATTGCCGGCATTTTGCAGGATGCGGGCGCCAGCATCAAGCCGGAAGCGATCGAGCAACTGAAAAATGCCTATGTGGCCAAGCTGACGGGCTTGTGGGCTGACTTTATGGCCGGCAAGGCGCCGGAGCTGAAAGACCGCCGCTTCGCCGCGCCCGCCTGGCACGCCAGCCCCCTGTCGGCCTTCAATGCGGCCGCCTACCTGCTGAACGCGGAGTTTCTCAGCGCCATGGCCGACGCCGTGGAAGCGACGCCGCACCAGAAGCAAAAGATTGCGTTTGCGGTGCAGCAAATCGTCGACGCCATGTCGCCCGCCAATTTTCTTGCCACCAACCCCGACGCCCAGCAAACCCTGATCGAGACCAAGGGCGAGAGCCTGGCCAAGGGCTTGAGCAATATGCTGACCGACATGCAGAAGGGCCGCATCTCGCAGTCCGATGAGTCGGCCTTCGAAGTGGGCCGCAACGTGGCCACCACGCCGGGCACGGTAGTGTTTGAAAATGCCCTGTTCCAGCTGATCCAGTACACGCCGACGACGGCCACGGTACACCAGCGGCCGCTGCTGATGGTGCCGCCGTGCATCAATAAATTCTATATCCTTGACTTGCAGCCGGAAAACTCGCTCGTGCGCTATGCGGTAGAGCAGGGCAATACCGTGTTTTTGATGTCCTGGCGCAATCCGGACCTGAGCATGCAGCACCTGACGTGGGACGATTACGTCGAGCAAGGCGTGATCGAAGCCATCCAGGTCACGCAGGACATTTCCGGCCAGGACAAGCTCAATATGTTCGGCTTTTGCGTGGGCGGCACCATCGTCTCGACGGCGCTGGCCGTGCTCAAGGCGCGCGGTGAAAATCCGGCCGCCAGCCTGACCCTGCTGACCACCTTCCTCGACTTCTGCGACACGGGCGCGCTCGACGTCTTCATCGACGAACCGCAAGTGGCGCTGCGCGAGCAGAGTCTGGCCAAGGGCGGCCTGATGTCGGGCCGCGACCTGGGCAGCACGTTCTCCAGCCTGCGGCCGAACGACCTGGTATGGAACTACGTGCAGTCGAATTACCTGAAGGGCAAGGAACCGCCCGCGTTCGACTTGCTGTACTGGAATGGCGACGGCACGGGCTTGCCGGGCCCCATGTTTTGCTGGTATCTGCGCAATACTTACCTGGAAAACAGCCTGAAAGTGCCGGGCAAGCTGACGGTGGCGGGAGAGCAGGTCGACCTGAGCAGCATCGACGCGCCCGCTTTCATCTATGGCTCGCGCGAAGACCATATCGTGCCCTGGGGCGCTGCCTATGCCAGCACGGCCTTGCTGAATCCCAAGAAGCCGAAAGCCAACCGTTTTATCCTCGGTGCCTCTGGCCATATCGCCGGCGTGATCAATCCGGCCTCGAAGAAAAAGCGCAGTTACTGGAGCAATGACCAGCCCCGCACGGCGAAAGCCAAGCCCTTGACTGCCGAGCAATGGATGGTAGGCGCGACCGAGCACGCTGGCAGCTGGTGGCCCGAATGGGCGGCCTTCCTGGCCGAACACGGCGGCGCGCAGGTGAGGGCGCCCGGCAAGCCGGGCAACAAGCGGCACGCGGCAATCGAGCCGGCGCCGGGGCGGTATGTTAAAGTCAGGGCGGATTAG
- the pgeF gene encoding peptidoglycan editing factor PgeF, translating to MTSPLPCLTPDWPGLPANVGALATVRAGGVSQGPYGDGQGGGGLNLGTHVGDEPAHVAANRARLAAMLPSAPAWLSQVHGVAVADAASLDGCVPDADASIATQAGAVCVVMTADCLPVLFCSTDGLVVGAAHAGWRGLASGVLQRTVASMRAQGAGEILAWLGPAIGPQQFEVGQDVLQAFRDGARDDAERLVLSNAFTAIAGKPGKYLADIYALARTMLLRDGVAQVAGGDYCTVSDAAQFYSYRRDGVTGRQASLIWRK from the coding sequence ATGACGTCGCCGTTGCCTTGCCTTACTCCCGATTGGCCCGGCCTGCCCGCGAACGTGGGCGCGCTGGCAACCGTGCGCGCGGGCGGCGTCAGCCAGGGGCCGTATGGTGACGGGCAGGGCGGCGGTGGCTTGAACCTGGGCACGCACGTGGGCGATGAACCCGCGCACGTGGCGGCCAACCGCGCGCGGCTGGCGGCCATGCTGCCATCCGCGCCGGCCTGGCTGTCGCAGGTGCATGGCGTGGCCGTGGCGGATGCGGCCAGCCTGGACGGTTGCGTGCCCGATGCCGACGCCAGCATCGCCACGCAGGCGGGTGCCGTGTGCGTGGTGATGACGGCCGATTGCCTGCCCGTGCTGTTCTGCTCGACCGATGGCCTGGTCGTCGGCGCGGCCCATGCGGGCTGGCGCGGCCTGGCCAGCGGCGTCTTGCAGCGCACGGTGGCAAGCATGCGGGCGCAGGGCGCGGGGGAAATCCTCGCCTGGCTGGGGCCAGCCATTGGCCCGCAGCAATTCGAAGTGGGGCAGGATGTGTTGCAAGCGTTTCGCGACGGCGCGCGCGACGATGCCGAGCGGCTAGTGTTATCGAATGCATTCACCGCCATCGCAGGCAAGCCGGGCAAGTACCTGGCCGATATCTATGCGCTGGCGCGCACCATGCTGTTGCGCGATGGCGTGGCGCAAGTGGCGGGAGGCGACTACTGCACCGTCAGCGATGCGGCGCAGTTTTACTCGTACCGGCGCGATGGCGTCACGGGAAGACAGGCCAGCTTGATCTGGCGCAAATAA
- a CDS encoding RluA family pseudouridine synthase, with translation MADSAFDSLSDHGAEDAFDGDFAADDAFEIMAPITLELTPDACGHRLDKVIAQLVPQYSRSRLQLWLEAGFVTVDGKVAKRNMTAYGDEKIVILPQSAPEDEAFKPEAMELNIVHEDEHIIVINKPAGLVVHPGPGNWSGTLLNGLLHHCPQLAGVPRAGIVHRLDKDTSGLMVVGKTLASQTDLVRQLQARTVKREYFALVWGTPKMAGTIDASIARHPRDRVKMAVSENFTAKPAITHYELIGSGELDRRPVSLMQCRLETGRTHQIRVHMQHLGFALVGDSVYGKQHLVSVFSRQALQARRLGLVHPGTLEACEWIVPLADDFAQLIATAGIPEPEQV, from the coding sequence TTGGCTGACTCCGCGTTTGACTCCCTTTCTGACCATGGCGCCGAAGATGCGTTTGACGGCGATTTTGCCGCCGACGACGCCTTCGAGATCATGGCCCCGATTACATTGGAACTGACGCCGGACGCCTGCGGCCACCGCCTCGATAAAGTCATCGCCCAGCTGGTGCCGCAATACTCGCGCAGCCGCTTGCAACTGTGGCTGGAAGCCGGTTTCGTGACCGTCGATGGAAAAGTTGCCAAACGCAACATGACCGCCTATGGCGACGAGAAGATCGTCATTCTGCCGCAAAGCGCGCCGGAAGACGAGGCTTTTAAGCCGGAAGCGATGGAATTGAACATCGTGCACGAAGATGAGCATATCATCGTGATCAACAAACCGGCCGGACTGGTCGTGCATCCGGGCCCCGGCAACTGGTCTGGCACCCTGCTCAACGGCTTGCTGCATCACTGCCCGCAACTGGCGGGCGTGCCGCGTGCCGGCATCGTGCACCGCCTGGACAAGGATACCAGCGGCTTGATGGTGGTAGGCAAGACCCTCGCTTCGCAAACGGACCTGGTGCGCCAGTTGCAGGCGCGTACCGTCAAGCGCGAGTATTTCGCGCTGGTGTGGGGCACGCCGAAAATGGCGGGCACCATCGATGCGTCCATCGCGCGCCACCCGCGCGACCGGGTCAAGATGGCTGTTTCGGAAAACTTTACCGCCAAGCCCGCCATCACGCACTATGAATTGATTGGCAGCGGCGAACTCGACCGCCGTCCCGTGAGCCTGATGCAATGCCGTCTGGAAACAGGCCGCACGCACCAGATTCGCGTGCACATGCAGCACCTGGGCTTTGCGCTGGTCGGCGACTCCGTGTACGGCAAGCAGCACCTGGTATCGGTCTTCTCGCGCCAGGCGCTGCAGGCGCGCCGCCTGGGCCTCGTGCATCCGGGCACCCTGGAAGCGTGCGAGTGGATCGTGCCGCTGGCCGATGATTTCGCGCAACTGATCGCCACCGCCGGCATTCCCGAGCCGGAACAGGTCTGA
- a CDS encoding outer membrane protein assembly factor BamD: MQKKLSLVVASVVLLGMSACSLLPEKVDETKNWSVTKLYSEAREEMAGQHYEAAIGLFQKLEANYPFGNYALQAQMEIAYAYYKAGDQAQALAAVERFIKLHPNHANVDYMYYLRGLISFNDQISFLNFLYEQDPTERDPKATREAFAAFKQLVDKFPNSKYAPDSLARMNYLIDAMAKYEVHVARYYYRRGAYLAASNRAQTTVSDFAASPAIEEALFIMYRSYDKLGLTDLRDDTLRVLTKNYPNTAFLSPEGVNKERKWWKFWQ, encoded by the coding sequence ATGCAAAAAAAATTATCGTTGGTAGTCGCTTCAGTCGTTCTGCTCGGCATGTCCGCTTGCAGCTTGTTGCCTGAAAAAGTGGATGAGACCAAAAACTGGTCCGTTACGAAATTATACTCGGAGGCGCGTGAAGAAATGGCCGGGCAGCACTATGAAGCTGCAATCGGCCTGTTCCAGAAGCTGGAGGCTAACTATCCTTTCGGCAACTATGCCCTGCAAGCGCAGATGGAGATCGCTTACGCGTATTATAAGGCGGGAGACCAGGCGCAGGCACTGGCTGCCGTCGAACGCTTCATCAAGTTGCATCCGAACCACGCCAATGTAGACTATATGTACTACTTGCGCGGCCTGATCAGCTTTAACGACCAGATCAGCTTCCTGAACTTCCTGTACGAGCAAGACCCGACCGAACGCGACCCGAAAGCCACGCGCGAAGCGTTTGCGGCCTTCAAGCAACTGGTCGACAAGTTTCCAAATAGTAAATATGCGCCCGATTCGCTGGCCCGCATGAACTATCTGATCGATGCCATGGCGAAATACGAAGTGCACGTGGCGCGTTATTACTACCGCCGCGGCGCCTACCTGGCCGCTTCCAACCGCGCACAAACGACGGTCAGCGACTTTGCCGCTTCGCCCGCCATCGAAGAAGCGCTGTTCATCATGTACCGCTCGTATGACAAGCTGGGCTTGACTGACCTGCGCGACGACACCTTGCGCGTGTTGACCAAGAACTACCCGAACACCGCATTCCTCAGCCCGGAAGGGGTGAACAAGGAACGCAAGTGGTGGAAATTCTGGCAGTAA
- the yaaA gene encoding peroxide stress protein YaaA, which translates to MLIVLSPAKSLDLETPPTTTLHSTPDFLDHSAQLIERMRQFSPAEVGSLMGISDALSALNVARYASWTPQLTDAHQAIMAFNGDVYTGFGARSLQPEQLDYAQSRVRILSGLYGLLRPLDLIHPHRLEMGTRLSTTRGKDLYAFWGDTITDRLNRTAQEQGAKVLVNLASEEYFKSVKPRQLDVPVIAPVFEDWKNGKYKIISFYAKRARGMLARYAAVNAIRDPQQLKQFDVDGYAYVPEASNDKSWVFRRKVAE; encoded by the coding sequence ATGTTGATCGTGCTTTCGCCCGCCAAGAGTCTCGACCTGGAGACGCCGCCAACGACCACGTTGCACAGCACCCCCGATTTTCTCGACCATTCCGCCCAGCTGATAGAGCGCATGCGCCAGTTTTCGCCCGCCGAAGTGGGCAGCCTGATGGGTATTTCCGACGCCTTGTCGGCCCTCAACGTGGCCCGCTACGCGTCCTGGACCCCGCAGTTGACCGATGCGCACCAGGCCATCATGGCCTTCAATGGCGACGTGTACACGGGCTTCGGCGCGCGCAGCCTGCAGCCCGAGCAGCTCGACTATGCCCAGTCGCGCGTGCGCATTTTATCCGGGCTGTACGGCTTGCTGCGCCCGCTGGACCTGATCCACCCGCACCGCCTGGAAATGGGCACGCGGTTGTCGACCACGCGCGGCAAGGATTTGTATGCGTTCTGGGGCGATACCATCACCGATCGCCTGAACCGCACGGCGCAAGAGCAGGGCGCGAAAGTGCTGGTTAATCTGGCATCCGAAGAATATTTCAAATCCGTCAAGCCGCGCCAGCTGGACGTGCCCGTCATCGCGCCCGTGTTCGAGGACTGGAAGAACGGCAAATATAAAATCATCTCGTTCTATGCCAAGCGCGCGCGCGGCATGCTGGCCCGCTATGCGGCCGTCAACGCCATCCGCGATCCGCAGCAGCTGAAGCAGTTCGACGTCGATGGCTACGCGTATGTGCCCGAAGCGTCGAACGATAAAAGCTGGGTCTTCCGGCGCAAAGTAGCGGAATAA
- a CDS encoding putative toxin-antitoxin system toxin component, PIN family: MIPAPQKLVLDTNVCLDLFVFNDPRWAGLLAAMESGAVHAITREDCRAEYLVVLHYKHLPLDEASRAVAAARFDAHISVVAPAVSGVRLPVCTDKDDQKFLELARDASADILITKDKALLKLARKTAKAGMFKIMLPEGWALPG, translated from the coding sequence ATGATACCTGCTCCACAAAAACTCGTCCTCGACACCAACGTTTGCCTCGACCTGTTCGTTTTCAACGACCCGCGCTGGGCGGGCCTGCTGGCGGCCATGGAAAGCGGCGCCGTGCACGCCATCACGCGCGAAGATTGCCGCGCGGAATATCTGGTCGTGTTGCATTACAAACATCTGCCGCTCGATGAAGCCAGCCGCGCTGTCGCCGCCGCCCGTTTCGACGCCCACATCAGCGTCGTGGCGCCAGCCGTGTCCGGTGTGCGCCTGCCCGTCTGTACGGACAAGGACGACCAGAAATTCCTCGAACTGGCGCGCGACGCCAGCGCCGACATCCTCATCACCAAGGACAAGGCGCTGCTGAAACTGGCCCGCAAGACGGCCAAGGCCGGCATGTTCAAGATCATGCTGCCGGAAGGCTGGGCTTTGCCGGGCTGA
- a CDS encoding pyridoxal phosphate-dependent aminotransferase, whose protein sequence is MNSPSLPYTTPTLTSRLPLVGTTVFTRMSSLAAQHGAVNLGQGFPDFDCDPALVDLVSDAMRAGHNQYPQMTGAAPLREAIAAKIASLYGHSYDAGTEITVTAGATQALTTAILCCVHPGDEVIVIEPAYDSYLPAIALAGGVPVLVSMQVGESGYSVPWDKLAAAVSAKTRLIIINTPHNPTGTILRPADVAALADIVRGTQILILSDEVYEHMVYDGVRHESLARHPELAARSFIVSSFGKTYHVTGWKVGYVAAPAALTAEFRKVHQYNVFTVNTPMQHGIASYMADAQPCLDLPAFYQRKRDLFRDGLAGSRFTLLPADGTYFQCVRYDAISQETEAQFAEWLTAEIKVAAIPVSAFYAQGKESGIVRFCFAKQDETLRLALERLRSI, encoded by the coding sequence ATGAACAGCCCGTCCCTGCCCTACACGACTCCCACCCTGACCTCGCGCCTGCCTCTCGTGGGCACCACCGTGTTTACCCGCATGTCCAGCCTGGCGGCCCAGCATGGCGCCGTCAACCTGGGCCAGGGCTTTCCCGACTTCGATTGCGACCCGGCCCTGGTCGACCTGGTCAGCGACGCCATGCGCGCCGGCCACAACCAGTACCCGCAGATGACGGGCGCAGCCCCCTTGCGCGAGGCCATCGCCGCGAAGATCGCCAGCCTGTACGGCCACAGCTACGATGCCGGCACGGAAATCACCGTCACGGCCGGCGCCACGCAGGCGCTCACCACAGCCATTTTATGCTGCGTGCATCCGGGCGACGAAGTCATCGTCATCGAACCGGCGTACGACAGCTATCTGCCGGCCATCGCGCTGGCCGGCGGCGTGCCCGTGCTGGTCTCCATGCAAGTGGGAGAATCCGGCTACAGCGTGCCGTGGGACAAGCTGGCCGCCGCCGTCAGCGCAAAAACGCGCTTGATCATCATCAATACGCCGCATAATCCGACGGGCACCATCTTGCGCCCTGCCGACGTGGCCGCGCTGGCCGACATCGTGCGCGGCACGCAAATCCTGATACTCTCCGATGAAGTCTACGAGCACATGGTCTACGATGGCGTGCGCCATGAGTCGCTAGCGCGCCACCCGGAACTGGCGGCGCGCAGCTTCATCGTGTCCAGCTTCGGCAAGACATATCACGTGACGGGCTGGAAAGTGGGCTATGTGGCGGCGCCTGCGGCCCTGACGGCGGAATTTCGCAAGGTGCACCAGTACAACGTGTTTACCGTCAACACGCCGATGCAACACGGCATCGCTAGCTATATGGCCGACGCGCAGCCCTGCCTGGACTTGCCCGCGTTTTACCAGCGCAAGCGCGACCTGTTCCGCGACGGTCTGGCGGGCAGCCGCTTTACCCTGCTGCCGGCCGACGGCACGTATTTCCAGTGCGTGCGCTACGATGCCATTTCGCAAGAGACCGAAGCGCAGTTCGCCGAATGGCTGACGGCCGAGATCAAGGTCGCTGCCATCCCCGTCTCCGCGTTTTATGCGCAGGGCAAGGAATCGGGCATCGTGCGTTTCTGCTTTGCCAAGCAAGACGAGACCTTGCGCCTGGCGCTGGAGCGCCTGCGCAGCATATAA